Proteins from a genomic interval of Staphylococcus debuckii:
- a CDS encoding sigma-70 family RNA polymerase sigma factor, with translation MIYDKESVRAFILSYESRPIDEPPVEQDIDDFFSLDQPTTSIEMSDNFEEHIFFNELSSVIENIGTEKEFVVFDLLAHGWSYEKIGEMLMVTSGRVQQIFSRLLDKLP, from the coding sequence ATGATATATGATAAAGAGAGCGTTAGAGCCTTTATATTAAGCTATGAGAGCCGCCCTATCGATGAACCACCAGTAGAACAAGACATAGATGACTTCTTTTCACTAGATCAACCTACAACATCGATAGAAATGAGCGATAATTTTGAAGAACATATATTTTTTAATGAATTATCGTCAGTAATTGAAAACATTGGTACAGAAAAAGAGTTCGTTGTTTTTGATTTGCTCGCGCATGGTTGGTCGTATGAAAAAATAGGAGAAATGCTCATGGTTACAAGCGGACGTGTTCAACAGATATTTAGCCGATTACTAGATAAGCTACCTTAA
- a CDS encoding spore coat protein, whose translation MLLNKSENTFNYEREERISEYELLVKYNPQFINRKCQALEEQIKAMYHLNISHMACDEATGVVFTSYPLEKLVIWIVEKKEELERYKNHSLKRMNLLKSIVSAYPYHEQQEIMHYMRTNGVYKPYKSIEKLCEDLYKNTHEARLMRQRGHLKDQRKYFDEEVGKVRAALQTQKEELVI comes from the coding sequence CTGTTGCTGAATAAAAGTGAAAATACTTTCAATTATGAAAGAGAAGAAAGAATTTCAGAATATGAGTTATTGGTTAAATACAATCCTCAATTTATAAACAGAAAATGCCAAGCGCTCGAAGAACAAATAAAAGCAATGTATCATCTGAACATCTCGCATATGGCTTGTGATGAAGCAACAGGTGTAGTTTTCACCAGTTATCCATTAGAGAAGTTGGTTATATGGATTGTTGAGAAAAAAGAAGAGTTGGAACGTTACAAAAATCACTCATTGAAACGCATGAATTTACTTAAAAGCATTGTCAGCGCCTACCCATATCATGAGCAACAAGAGATAATGCACTACATGCGTACAAACGGTGTTTATAAGCCTTATAAGAGCATTGAGAAGTTATGTGAAGATTTATATAAAAACACGCATGAAGCCCGTCTAATGCGCCAGAGAGGCCACTTGAAAGACCAAAGAAAATATTTTGATGAAGAAGTGGGAAAAGTAAGAGCTGCATTGCAAACGCAAAAAGAGGAGCTAGTTATATGA
- a CDS encoding phage terminase small subunit P27 family: MAQRKLLSQQKSRLTREVQENKKATEEAMKKLTSLEAEPPEWLDDRAKQEWFRIYPLLKELPIASLDLALVSAYCQAYSDYIQATERMKQEGAVVVTERGTKLNQNHAIKRDALAQLNSISSKLGLTVESRLKILDPKNETPKKQSVYDQFGISDND, encoded by the coding sequence TTGGCACAAAGAAAGTTATTATCACAACAAAAATCACGACTCACTAGAGAAGTACAAGAAAATAAGAAAGCGACAGAAGAAGCAATGAAAAAGCTAACATCTTTAGAGGCAGAACCGCCAGAGTGGTTAGACGATAGAGCAAAACAGGAATGGTTTAGAATATATCCGCTATTAAAAGAGTTACCTATTGCCAGCTTAGATTTAGCGCTAGTATCAGCATACTGTCAAGCTTATTCGGATTATATTCAAGCCACTGAACGTATGAAGCAAGAAGGAGCAGTAGTTGTTACTGAAAGAGGCACTAAATTAAACCAAAACCATGCTATTAAGCGCGATGCACTGGCACAATTGAATAGTATTTCATCTAAGTTAGGCTTAACAGTAGAATCCAGACTAAAGATATTAGATCCTAAAAATGAAACTCCTAAGAAACAATCTGTATATGACCAATTCGGGATTTCAGATAACGACTAA
- a CDS encoding HNH endonuclease yields the protein MLRDWIKRLDTENLEVVCFSCHNKIHGR from the coding sequence ATGCTGAGGGACTGGATTAAAAGACTGGATACCGAAAATTTAGAGGTAGTGTGTTTTAGCTGCCACAATAAAATTCACGGCAGATAA